From the genome of Streptomyces sp. NBC_01304:
GTGTATCTGCCCACTTCCAGCTTGCCGGACGGTTTCTCTTGGCTGAGTACATCTACACGATGCGCAAGACGCGCAAGGCGCACGGCGACAAGGTCATCCTTGACGACGTGACGCTGAGCTTCCTGCCCGGCGCGAAGATCGGTGTGGTGGGTCCCAACGGTGCCGGTAAGTCCACGGTGCTGAAGATCATGGCCGGCCTGGAGCAGCCGTCCAACGGCGACGCGTTCCTGTCGCCCGGGTACAGCGTCGGCATCCTCATGCAGGAGCCGAAGCTGGACGAGAGCAAGACCGTCCTGGAGAACGTGCAGGACGGCGCCGCCGAGATCATGGGCAAGCTCCAGCGCTTCAACGAGGTCGCCGAGCTCATGGCGACCGACTACTCCGACGCGCTCATGGAGGAGATGGGCAAGCTCCAGGAGGACCTGGACCACGCCAACGCGTGGGACCTGGACGCCCAGCTCGAGCAGGCCATGGACGCGCTGGGCTGCCCGCCCGGCGACTGGCCGGTCGTCAACCTCTCCGGTGGTGAGAAGCGCCGCGTCGCGCTCTGCAAGCTGCTGATCGAGGCGCCCGACCTGCTCCTCCTCGACGAGCCCACCAACCACCTCGACGCCGAGTCGGTGAACTGGCTGGAGCAGCACCTGTCGAAGTACGCGGGCGCCGTGGTGGCCGTGACCCACGACCGGTACTTCCTCAACAACGTCGCCGAGTGGATCCTCGAGCTGGACCGCGGCCGCGCGATCCCCTACGAGGGCAACTACTCGACGTACCTCGACAAGAAGGCCTCCCGCCTCAAGGTCGAGGGCCGCAAGGACGAGAAGCGCGCCAAGCGGCTCAAGGAAGAGCTCGAGTGGGTGCGGTCCAACGCCAAGGGCCGGCAGACCAAGTCCAAGGCGCGTCTCGCTCGCTACGAGGAGATGGCCGCCGAGGCGGACAAGATGCGGAAGCTGGACTTCGAGGAGATCCAGATCCCGCCGGGCCCGCGTCTGGGCTCGATCGTCGTCGAGGTCGAGAACCTCTCGAAGGCCTTCGGCGACAAGGTGCTCATCGACGACCTGAGCTTCACGCTGCCGCGCAACGGCATCGTGGGCATCATCGGTCCCAACGGTGCCGGCAAGACCACGCTGTTCAAGATGCTCCAGGGTCTGGAGACCCCGGACTCGGGCAGCATCAAGATCGGCGACACGGTCAAGATCTCGTACGTCGACCAGAGCCGCGCCAACATCGACCCCAAGAAGACCCTCTGGGCGGTCGTGTCGGACGAGCTCGACTACATCAACGTCGGCCAGGTCGAGATGCCGTCGCGCGCGTACGTCAGCGCCTTCGGCTTCAAGGGCCCGGACCAGCAGAAGCCGGCCGGGGTGCTCTCCGGTGGTGAGCGCAACCGCCTCAACCTGGCGCTGACCCTCAAGGAGGGCGGCAACCTGCTCCTCCTCGACGAGCCGACGAACGACCTCGACGTCGAGACCCTGTCGTCGCTGGAGAACGCGCTGCTCGAGTTCCCGGGTGCGGCCGTGGTCATCTCCCACGACCGTTGGTTCCTGGACCGAGTGGCGACGCACATCCTCGCGTACGAGGGCGAGTCCAAGTGGTACTGGTTCGAGGGCAACTTCGAGTCGTACGAGAAGAACAAGATCGAGCGCCTGGGCGCGGACGCGGCCCGTCCGCACCGTGCCACGTACAAGAAGCTGACCCGAGGCTGAGGTCGACTTCCATGACGAGGCACATCTACTCCTGCCCCCTGCGCTGGTCGGACATGGACGCCTTCGGGCACGTCAACAACGTCGTCTTCCTGCGGTACTTGGAAGAGGCGCGCATTGACTTCATGTTCCGGCTCGCGCCGGGTGACGGGTCGCCGTCGTTCTCCGGCGGCTCCGTCGTCGCACGGCACGAGATCGACTACGTACGGCCGCTGGTGCACCGGCACGAGCCCGTCACCGTCGAGTCGTGGGTGACGAAGATAGGCGCGGCCTCGCTCACCATCGCGTACGAGATCAAGGATCCCGAGCAGGTGTACGTGCGGGCCTCGACGGTCGTCGTGCCCTTCAACCTGGAGGCCCAGCGGCCTCGGCGGATCACCGCCGAGGAGAAGCTGTACCTCCAGGAGTACCTCGATGGGCCGGAGGCGCTCGCCGCATGACGGCGCTCACGCAGCCGGTGCGCTTCGCCGACGTCGGGGAGGCGGCGGACCTCGCCGCCTTCCTGGCCCGGCTGATCCACTACGACAAGGCCGCGGCCGTGCGCCTGCAGGCCGGGGGCGGCGCGCTCGCGGTCTTCGGGCGGCCCGCGTCGTTCGAGGTCCTCGCGATCCGCACGGCGCGGCTCGCGCAGCAGCAAGAGACGTTCGATGTGACCGTCTCCGCGGGTGAACTCCTCGAAGCCATCGACGAGTCGGCGGGCGGCGCCGTCGTGCCCGCCGCCGTCACCGGCCCGCCCTGGGCCGGGGTGCTGCCCCCGCGCGGCGGCTGGCAACAGGTGCCGGGGCTTCCGGGATCCCAGGCCGTACGCCGGTTCGTGAGCGGCGCGGTGGCCGAATTCCGGGCGCAGGTCGAGGAGTTGGAGCCCGAGAAGCGGACCCGGTCCGAACTCGACCGGATCGGGCGGGTGATCTGGTCCCGCCCCGTCGGTGACACCGAGCTTCCGGTGCGTGCCGCGCACGCCGCGCAGTCCGTGGGATTCCTGCGCCCCGAGAGCGAGTTGGCCCTGCTGTCCGCGGGGGCCTGGCTCCGGCTGCGTACGCCCTACGGATCCATCGCCGTACGGCGCGCGGGACTTGGCGCCCTGAGTGTGACGCCGACCTGAGCCGGCGCTCTCGACTGCCGGGTCAGCCCGCCGTGTTGACCATCGAAGCGGCCGCGTACGTCAGATAGCTCCAGAGCGTGTGCGTGTGCTCCTCGCTCAGTCCGAGCTCGTCGACCGCGTCCCGCATGTGCTTGAGCCATGCGTCGTGCGCCGCCTGATCGACCACGAACGGGGCGTGCCGCATGCGCAGGCGCGGGTGGCCGCGGTTGTCGCTGTAGGTGCGGGGGCCGCCCCAGTACTGCATCAGGAACAGGGCAAGGCGCTCCTCGGCCGGACCCAGGTCCTCCTCCGGGTACATCGGCTTCAGCAGCGGGTCCTCGGCAACGCCCTGGTAGAAGCGGTGCACCAGGCGCCGGAAGGTCTCCTCGCCACCGACCTGCTCGTAGAAGGTCTGCTCCTGAAGCGTGCCGCGCGGGATCTCTTTCACCTGTCCATGGTCTCAGACGGGGCGGCCGAAGACTTGGGGCCTAGGACTTCTCTCCAGGCGACCGATGGCGACTGTGGCGGCATGGGCCCTCGCATCCACGGCCAAAGCGCAGCACAGTGGGTATATGGGTGCGCCGGAACCGGAACCCCGCCTCGACGACCCGCGCGTGGACGCCGACCACGCCGCGGCGGCCCGTGCCGCCCTGGTGGCGGAGATCGAGGCGAGCGGGGCGTTCGACGGCGACCTGTCGTGGCGGGCGGAGTTCGCGCAGGTGGCACGGCATGTGTTCGTTCCGTACTACTTCATCGGTACGACGACGGGCTATGAGCGGCTCTGGGGCGAGGACCCCGACCCGGAGCGCCGGGAGCGCTGGCTGCGCGGGGCCTATGCGGACGCACCGCTGGCCACGCGGGTGCGGGACGGGGAGCTGATCTCGTCCAGCAGCCAGCCGTCGCTGATGGCCAAGATGCTGGTGGAGCTGGACGTGCGCGAGGGGCACGCGGTGCTCGAAATCGGCGCCGGGACCGGCTACAACGCGGCGCTGCTCGCCCATCGCCTCGGGGACTCGCTGGTCACGACGGTCGACCTGGACCCGGAGATCACCGAGGCCGCGCGCACGCATCTGGCCGCCGCCGGACACCGCCCCGCCGTGGTCACCGGGGACGGCGCGCGAGGGTGCCCCGAGCGGGCCCCGTACGACCGGATCATCGCGACCTGCACCCTGACCACCGTGCCGCGCCCCTGGATCGCGCAGTGCCGGCCGGGGGCCCGGATCCTGGCGCCGCTCGCGACCGGTCTGATCGCGCTCGAAGTGCGGGACTCGGGGCACGCGGAGGGGCACTTCCTGCACACGCCCGCCTACTTCGTGCCGCTGCGGGGCGCCGAGAAGCGGGCCGGGCGGCCGCAGCACATCGGCGGGCTGCCGCGCGGGGCGTTGCAGAACGAGCTGTTCCGGTTCCTGCTCGCGCTGACCGAGGGCGTGCTCGATCCACATGAGGCGCTGGCCCTGTGGCGGCGCGAGGGGCGGCCGGAGCGGGAGCGGTTCGGGGTGACGGTGAGCGGCCAGTACGCATGGGCCTGGCTGGATGATCCAGCCGGTCCGTACGCCTGGCCGCTTCCGTGACTGTCCTTGGTGCTTCTACCGCCTTACGCGGATGAGGTTCAGCCGCGCCTGACGGTGATCGTCGTCCACGCGCCCACGTGCACGCGGTCGCCGTCCTGCAGCGGGACCGGGACGAAGGGCTGGATGGGCTCCTCGCCGCCGTTCACCGTCGTGCCGTTGGTGGAGTTCTGGTCGACGACCGCCCAGGAGCCGTCCGGCTGCTGGACCAGGACCGCGTGCTGGTGCGAGACGCCCGGGTCCTCCGGCGGCACCGACAGATCGATGTCCGGGGTGTCGCCGGTGGAGTGCCGGCGGCGGCCGATCGTGATCTGGTTGCCGACCAGCTGGCGCTGCTGCTCCGGCGAGTACGCGGGCAGGTTGAGCCCCGACGCGTCGGGGCCGCTGCGCTGCATCATCGCCATGAAGTAGTCGCGGTCGGGCCCGACCGTCGCCGTCCAGCCCGTCGGCGCGGGCGCCTGGGTCTGCGGGTAGCCGTAGCCGCCCTGGGGCTGGCCCTGGCTCTGGTCCGGGTAGCCCTGCTGCTGCGGGGGTCCGCCCGGGAAGCCGCCGCCGTTCGGGTCGAAGCCGGCCTGGCTCTGGTCGGGGTAGCCCTGCGGGGCGCCCTGGCCCTGCGGTGCGAACGGCTGCTGCTGCATCGGCGGGGCCGACGAGGCGGCGGCAGCCGGGGGTGCCTGGCCGGACGGCGGCGGGATCATCCAGTCGTCGTCACCGCCGAAGCTGGGGTTCGGCGGCAGCGGCTCACCAGCCGGTTGGACCTGCTGCTGGAACCCGGCAGCAGGCGGCGGAGGCGGCGGCCCCTGCTGGAAGCCCTGGTCGGGGAAGCCCTGGTCGGGAAAGCCCTGCGGCGCACCCTGACCGGGACCGGGGCCTTGGTCGGGGAAGCCCTGCGGACCGCCCTGACCCGGACCGGGCCCCTGGCCGGGAAAGCCCTGCGGACCACCCTGACCCGGACCGGGACCCTGCGGCGCGGGCGGCTGAGGCGCGCCCATGCCCTGCGGTGCCGGCGGCTGTGGCGCGCCCATTCCCTGCGGTGCGCCCATGCCCTGCGGTGCGCCCGGACCGGGGCCCTGCTGGCCGGGTGCGCCCATGCCGGGCTGAGGTGCCTGGCCGGGCTGCGGCCGGTTCTGCCAGTCGTCGTCTCCGCCGAAGTGCGGGCCGGGCAGCGGCTCGGCGGGGCGGTTCATCTGCGAGGGCCGCGAGCTGGTGTACTCGCCGCCCACGGTGCCGGGACCCGGCGGGGCCTGCTGGAAACCGGGGCCGGGCGGCGCACCCTGCGGGGAGCCGGGGCCCGGCGGCGGTGCCTGCGAGAAGCCCGGCGGCAGGTTGAGGGCGGGGCCGCCCTGCGGGCGCGGGGCCGCGGGCGTGTACGACGTCGCCGTGTTGGTCAGGAAGTTCCAGCGGCACTGCTCGCAGAACGGGGCGTTCGCCTCGCGCGGAGTCTGGCACTGCGGGCACAGCTCGGGAGCGGCGCCGGGATCCTGCGGGTAGCCGTAACCGGCGCCGGGCGGTGGCGGCGGTCCGGGCTGGCCGGGCTGCTGCGGGTAGCCGTAACCGGCGCCCGGGGGCGGCGGGGGAGGCGGCGGCACAGCACCGGGCGCCCCTGCTCCGGCCATGCGGTGGCCGCAGACCTCGCACCAGTCGTCGGAACCCGACTGGTGTCCGTTCGGGCAGGTCGGCATGTCGGCGCTTCCCCCTCTCCTTCTTCGGCCCCTCGGGCCCTGCTCTCGTCGCCCCTCGGGGCCCTGCCGCAGTCGCGCCCGATCACTTACTGTCACGGGGCAACTGCGTTACGTACAAAAGGCGTTCACTTCTTTACGCGAACGGTCTTTGTCGACCGGGTCTCGAGCGTCATCGAGTCGGCCTCCGCGACCTTCGCCTTCAGTCGCACAGTACCTTCCGCGGCATCGACGACGTCGACCACCTTCGCAAGGAGTTTCGCAGTGTCCTCGTTCCCCGAGGCGCTCGCGAGCTGAACTGCCCGGCCCAGCTTGGCCGTTGCGCCATCCACGTCGCCCGCTTTGCGTGCATCCAGACCCTGTTGGATGACTTGTGCCAGTTCCGCCTGACCTGTGTAGTGCGCGACCTGCGGATTGATCGAGGTCGACGCCGCCATGTCGTCCGTCCACACGGCCCGTACGAGCGCCTGGGAGAGCGTCTCCACGCTGCCGTCGTCCTTGGGGATCACCAGGGAGACCCGGGCGGCGAGCATCTCCTGGCCCAGCTCGGCGTTCGGTACCTCGACGCACACGTGGTAGTCGCGGGACTCGTCGCCCCAGGAGCCGGTCGGGTAGTCGCCGGCCCGCGGGCCCGTCTGCGTACGGCGGTCGGTCAACTGCTCGACCGTGGGCGCGACTTGCTTCACGAACTTGATCTCCACGCCCACCGGGGTCCACAGCCGCAGCGAGACGTCGGCGACCTCCTTGCCCATCGCCTGCTCCATCATCTGCGTGAAGTCGGCGGAGAGCTCGGCCGGGTCGGCCACGATGTCGGCGGTGCCGAGCAGCGCCGAGGCGATGCCGGTGACCTCCTTGACCTCCCAGTCCGTGCCGACGCCGCGGGCGTCGCAGGTGAAGCGGCCCGAACTGGCGTCGAGCGCGGCCTTGAGGTCCTCGGGCGACTCGTGTTCGTTGCGCCCGTCGGTGAGCAGGATGCCGTGCCGGATGGAGACGTCCGCGTTGGCCAGGAGCCGGTCGGCGAGCTTCAGCCAGGTGCCGATCGCCGTGCCGCCGCCCGCGCTGAGCTTGCGCAGCGCCTGCTTGGCCTGGTCACGGGTCTGCGCATCGGCGACGGCGAGGCGCCCGGCGCCCGGGTAGACCTCCTTGGCGACGTGCGTGCCGCCGATCACCGCGAAGTGCACACCGTCGCGCAGGGTGTCGATCGCGGCGGCCGTGGCGTCGCGCGCGTTGCGCATCTTGGTCGGTGGGTAGTCCATCGAGCCCGAACAGTCGACCATGATCGCGACGGCCGCGTCGGGCCCGCCGCCCGCGGCGTACGTGCGCGCGGCCATGCCCCCCAGCGTGCCACCGCCCGTCGACGTCACGGTCACGATCGCGTTGACCTCGCGGCCGCCGTCCGGCAGGTACTCGTTCTGGTACACGTCGACCGAGAACTGCGGCACATTCGACTTCGAGAAATTGGCCATGGATTTTGCTCCCCCTAGCTCTTCCACAAGCTTTCCCACGGCAGCGGTGCGACCGCCGGTACGTGGGTGACAACTGCTGAGTGATGAGGCGTACGTGGTGAGTGATGAGGCGTACGTTGCGGTGGCTCGGCCGACCTCAGGTGTGGTGGTGGCTCGGCCGGCCTCAGGCCGATCCTGCCCCCTGCGGCGGGGCGGGGAACGGCAGGACCGCCACTGTTACGTTGTCGTGGCCCCCGCCGTCCAGGGCGTGACCGACCAGGACCTGGGCACTGTGCAGCGGGCGCTGCGCGGCGTCCACGGGGATCGCCGCGGCCATGTCGTCCGCCGCCTCCGCGTAGTTCCACAGTCCGTCCGTGCACACCACCACTACACCCGGCCGGTCGGGCTTGAAGGAAGCGGTGTGCGGCTCCAGTTCGTACGCGTCCGCGCCGAGCCAGCCCGTGATCGCGTGCGCGCGCTCGTCGGCGTACGCCTCGGCCTCGTTCATCAGTCCCGCGGACACCATCTGCGCGGCCCAGGAGTCGTCCTCGGTGAGCCGGGCGGCGGGCGCGGAGCGGTCGACGGGGACCCAGTAGGCGCGCGAGTCGCCGACCCAGCCGACGACGAGCAGGCCGCCCGCGATGACGGAGCCGACAATGGTGCAGGCCGGTGCGTTCTGGTGGCGGTGCGGGTCGTGCTCCATCGCCTGACCCGGTTCCGTGGCAATGGAGTTGACCGCGTCGGCGGCCGCCACGATCGCCTCGTGCATGGCCTGCTGTGGATGCGTACCGCGTGGCAGGGACGCGAGCAGCGACTCATTGGCCGCCTGGGAGGCCGCAAGTGAGGCCTCGTCGGGGCGGGTTGCCGAGGACACGCCGTCGC
Proteins encoded in this window:
- the ettA gene encoding energy-dependent translational throttle protein EttA, producing the protein MAEYIYTMRKTRKAHGDKVILDDVTLSFLPGAKIGVVGPNGAGKSTVLKIMAGLEQPSNGDAFLSPGYSVGILMQEPKLDESKTVLENVQDGAAEIMGKLQRFNEVAELMATDYSDALMEEMGKLQEDLDHANAWDLDAQLEQAMDALGCPPGDWPVVNLSGGEKRRVALCKLLIEAPDLLLLDEPTNHLDAESVNWLEQHLSKYAGAVVAVTHDRYFLNNVAEWILELDRGRAIPYEGNYSTYLDKKASRLKVEGRKDEKRAKRLKEELEWVRSNAKGRQTKSKARLARYEEMAAEADKMRKLDFEEIQIPPGPRLGSIVVEVENLSKAFGDKVLIDDLSFTLPRNGIVGIIGPNGAGKTTLFKMLQGLETPDSGSIKIGDTVKISYVDQSRANIDPKKTLWAVVSDELDYINVGQVEMPSRAYVSAFGFKGPDQQKPAGVLSGGERNRLNLALTLKEGGNLLLLDEPTNDLDVETLSSLENALLEFPGAAVVISHDRWFLDRVATHILAYEGESKWYWFEGNFESYEKNKIERLGADAARPHRATYKKLTRG
- a CDS encoding acyl-CoA thioesterase — encoded protein: MTRHIYSCPLRWSDMDAFGHVNNVVFLRYLEEARIDFMFRLAPGDGSPSFSGGSVVARHEIDYVRPLVHRHEPVTVESWVTKIGAASLTIAYEIKDPEQVYVRASTVVVPFNLEAQRPRRITAEEKLYLQEYLDGPEALAA
- a CDS encoding globin, yielding MKEIPRGTLQEQTFYEQVGGEETFRRLVHRFYQGVAEDPLLKPMYPEEDLGPAEERLALFLMQYWGGPRTYSDNRGHPRLRMRHAPFVVDQAAHDAWLKHMRDAVDELGLSEEHTHTLWSYLTYAAASMVNTAG
- a CDS encoding methyltransferase domain-containing protein, whose translation is MGAPEPEPRLDDPRVDADHAAAARAALVAEIEASGAFDGDLSWRAEFAQVARHVFVPYYFIGTTTGYERLWGEDPDPERRERWLRGAYADAPLATRVRDGELISSSSQPSLMAKMLVELDVREGHAVLEIGAGTGYNAALLAHRLGDSLVTTVDLDPEITEAARTHLAAAGHRPAVVTGDGARGCPERAPYDRIIATCTLTTVPRPWIAQCRPGARILAPLATGLIALEVRDSGHAEGHFLHTPAYFVPLRGAEKRAGRPQHIGGLPRGALQNELFRFLLALTEGVLDPHEALALWRREGRPERERFGVTVSGQYAWAWLDDPAGPYAWPLP
- a CDS encoding FHA domain-containing protein — translated: MPTCPNGHQSGSDDWCEVCGHRMAGAGAPGAVPPPPPPPPGAGYGYPQQPGQPGPPPPPGAGYGYPQDPGAAPELCPQCQTPREANAPFCEQCRWNFLTNTATSYTPAAPRPQGGPALNLPPGFSQAPPPGPGSPQGAPPGPGFQQAPPGPGTVGGEYTSSRPSQMNRPAEPLPGPHFGGDDDWQNRPQPGQAPQPGMGAPGQQGPGPGAPQGMGAPQGMGAPQPPAPQGMGAPQPPAPQGPGPGQGGPQGFPGQGPGPGQGGPQGFPDQGPGPGQGAPQGFPDQGFPDQGFQQGPPPPPPAAGFQQQVQPAGEPLPPNPSFGGDDDWMIPPPSGQAPPAAAASSAPPMQQQPFAPQGQGAPQGYPDQSQAGFDPNGGGFPGGPPQQQGYPDQSQGQPQGGYGYPQTQAPAPTGWTATVGPDRDYFMAMMQRSGPDASGLNLPAYSPEQQRQLVGNQITIGRRRHSTGDTPDIDLSVPPEDPGVSHQHAVLVQQPDGSWAVVDQNSTNGTTVNGGEEPIQPFVPVPLQDGDRVHVGAWTTITVRRG
- a CDS encoding vWA domain-containing protein; this encodes MANFSKSNVPQFSVDVYQNEYLPDGGREVNAIVTVTSTGGGTLGGMAARTYAAGGGPDAAVAIMVDCSGSMDYPPTKMRNARDATAAAIDTLRDGVHFAVIGGTHVAKEVYPGAGRLAVADAQTRDQAKQALRKLSAGGGTAIGTWLKLADRLLANADVSIRHGILLTDGRNEHESPEDLKAALDASSGRFTCDARGVGTDWEVKEVTGIASALLGTADIVADPAELSADFTQMMEQAMGKEVADVSLRLWTPVGVEIKFVKQVAPTVEQLTDRRTQTGPRAGDYPTGSWGDESRDYHVCVEVPNAELGQEMLAARVSLVIPKDDGSVETLSQALVRAVWTDDMAASTSINPQVAHYTGQAELAQVIQQGLDARKAGDVDGATAKLGRAVQLASASGNEDTAKLLAKVVDVVDAAEGTVRLKAKVAEADSMTLETRSTKTVRVKK